A region of Drosophila mauritiana strain mau12 chromosome 3L, ASM438214v1, whole genome shotgun sequence DNA encodes the following proteins:
- the LOC117140423 gene encoding glutamate-gated chloride channel isoform X12, with product MGCVFEAAKEQPHKPRSRQLRRNQCRGKAEKAAAGTRGKVAVRGNNEKPAEDIKIKDNYQQNHKTQTETQTEVAAAAVAIAADAGAETETETEAEAQREAATGPEHQKAAAQVLLTIRQARQENNKHSSSQVAETHKDEGEDALARQGSIVDTAAGRIGIDIAATTIQIAERHEDGQHWQQHNVRRRRRHPDPAADPASISKLSAISLHFHALAALAKTLQKHEDLSSVQDRQPLAYRAWQEHPYAETQLPATMSAAIIANVGATAAATSAAAFQYLGQHYKHYSQSISFYAASSVLLMLCYLTTASTAAATQSETGALDKHPIHGIDWSKFDESSSDKEILDLLLEKKRYDKRLLPPVNDEDFCCGLQSPDMATNQNARRPHNRGTLTVNVNVLLLSLASPDESSLKYEVEFLLNQQWNDPRLQYGNKSHYDFLNALHHHDSIWTPDTYFIMHGDFKDPIIPMHFALRIFRNGTITYAMRRHLILSCQGSLHIFPFDDPKCSFSMESISYEEAQIKYVWKNDEDTLRKSPSLTTLNAYLIKNQTTACDQNSWRGNYSCLQVELTFTRDRAYYFTTVFIPGIILVTSSFITFWLEWNAVPARVMIGVTTMLNFFTTSNGFRSTLPVVSNLTAMNVWDGVCMCFIYASLLEFVCVNYVGRKRPLHNVVYRPGENPVTQRLPAVLSRIGVILASPLGEKRQNAGAPNEIVACTTCGGSNSPCTHSANNGCATETCFVQVRKKEPPHPIRVAKTIDVIARITFPTAYAIFLIFFFVHYKGFS from the exons ATGGGCTGCGTCTTTGAAGCGGCCAAAGAGCAGCCCCACAAACCGAGAAGCAGGCAACTGAGGCGCAACCAATGCcgtggaaaagcggaaaaggcAGCAGCGGGGACCAGAGGCAAGGTCGCTGTCAGAGGAAACAACGAAAAGCCAGCTGAGGACATCAAAATCAAGGATAACTATCAACAAAACCATAAAACGCAAACCGAAACACAAACAgaagtagcagcagcagcagtagcaatAGCAGCAGACGCAGGAGCTGAAACAGAAACTGAAACAGAGGCTGAGGCCCAAAGAGAGGCAGCAACCGGGCCCGAACATCAGAAAGCGGCGGCTCAAGTGCTTTTAACGATACGGCAGGCACGTCAGGAGAACAACAAGCACAGTAGTAGTCAAGTGGCTGAAACGCACAAGGACGAAGGCGAGGACGCGTTGGCGCGGCAAGGATCCATTGTCGATACGGCGGCGGGCAGAATCGGAATCGATATTGCGGCAACAACGATTCAAATCGCCGAGCGGCATGAGGATGGGCAGCATTGGCAGCAACACAATGTCCGCCGGCGAAGGCGCCACCCAGATCCTGCAGCGGATCCTGCGAGCATCTCCAAACTTTCGGCAATATCCCTGCATTTTCACGCCCTCGCCGCCCTAGCGAAAACGCTGCAAAAGCACGAGGACCTGAGTTCTGTCCAGGATCGCCAGCCCCTAGCGTACCGGGCGTGGCAAGAACATCCGTATGCCGAGACCCAACTGCCCGCCACCATGTCAGCGGCCATCATTGCGAATGTCGGCGCCACGGCAGCGGCCACCTCGGCGGCCGCCTTCCAGTATCTCGGCCAGCACTACAAGCACTACAGCCAGTCGATCAGCTTCTATGCGGCCTCCAGTGTGCTCCTGATGCTTTGCTATCTGACCACCGCGTCCACGGCAGCTGCCACGCAGTCGGAGACGGGTGCCCTCGACAAGCATCCCAT TCATGGCATCGATTGGTCGAA ATTTGATGAGTCCAGTTCGGATAAGGAAATATTAGATTTACTGCTTGAGAAGAAGCGCTACGATAAACGATTACTGCCGCCTGTAAATG ATGAAGACTTTTGCTGTGGCTTGCAATCGCCCGATATGGCAACTAATCAAAATGCACGGAGACCACACAATCGCG GCACTCTGACGGTGAACGTGAACGTGCTGCTCCTGAGCTTAGCGTCGCCCGATGAAAGCAGTTTG AAATACGAGGTTGAATTTCTGCTGAACCAGCAATGGAACGATCCGCGACTGCAGTATGGCAATAAGTCTCATTATGACTTCTTAAATGCTCTGCATCATCATGATAGCATCTGGACGCCGGATACGTATTTCATTATGCATGGCGATTTCAAGGATCCCATCATACCAATGCATTTCGCTTTAAGAATATTTCGGAACGGGACCATTACGTACGCAATGAG ACGTCACCTGATCTTATCCTGCCAGGGAAGTCTTCATATATTTCCATTCGATGACCCCAAGTGTTCCTTCTCCATGGAGAGCA TTTCCTACGAGGAGGCCCAAATCAAGTACGTCTGGAAAAACGATGAGGACACTCTGCGGAAGAGTCCTTCGCTGACCACATTGAACGCGTACTTAATCAAGAATCAAACGACGGCCTGCGATCAGAACAGCTGGAGAG GTAATTACAGTTGCCTACAGGTCGAGTTGACATTTACCCGTGATCGTGCGTATTATTTTACAACCGTTTTCATACCTGGCATTATATTGGTCACCTCGTCGTTTATCACATTTTGGCTGGAATGGAATGCAGTCCCAGCCCGGGTTATGATCG GCGTGACAACAATGCTGAATTTCTTCACTACCTCGAACGGTTTCCGGAGCACTCTGCCGGTTGTTTCTAATCTGACGGCGATGAACGTGTGGGACGGCGTTTGCATGTGCTTCATCTACGCATCCTTGCTGGAATTCGTCTGCGTCAATTATGTGGGGCGAAAGCGACCCCTGCACAACGTCGTCTATCGGCCCGGCGAGAATCCCGTAACACAG CGTCTTCCAGCAGTACTAAGCAGGATCGGAGTAATTCTTGCAAGTCCTTTG GGCGAAAAGCGTCAAAACGCCGGGGCACCGAACGAAATTGTGGCATGCACCACCtgcggcggcagcaacagtccGTGCACCCATTCGGCGAATAATGGATGTGCCACGGAG ACCTGCTTCGTTCAAGTGCGGAAAAAGGAGCCACCGCATCCGATTCGAGTGGCCAAGACGATCGATGTCATCGCTAGAATTACATTTCCAACTGCTTATGCCATTTTTCTGATATTCTTCTTTGTACACTATAAAGGATTTTCGTAA
- the LOC117140423 gene encoding glutamate-gated chloride channel isoform X11: protein MGCVFEAAKEQPHKPRSRQLRRNQCRGKAEKAAAGTRGKVAVRGNNEKPAEDIKIKDNYQQNHKTQTETQTEVAAAAVAIAADAGAETETETEAEAQREAATGPEHQKAAAQVLLTIRQARQENNKHSSSQVAETHKDEGEDALARQGSIVDTAAGRIGIDIAATTIQIAERHEDGQHWQQHNVRRRRRHPDPAADPASISKLSAISLHFHALAALAKTLQKHEDLSSVQDRQPLAYRAWQEHPYAETQLPATMSAAIIANVGATAAATSAAAFQYLGQHYKHYSQSISFYAASSVLLMLCYLTTASTAAATQSETGALDKHPIHGIDWSKFDESSSDKEILDLLLEKKRYDKRLLPPVNDEDFCCGLQSPDMATNQNARRPHNRGTLTVNVNVLLLSLASPDESSLKYEVEFLLNQQWNDPRLQYGNKSHYDFLNALHHHDSIWTPDTYFIMHGDFKDPIIPMHFALRIFRNGTITYAMRRHLILSCQGSLHIFPFDDPKCSFSMESISYEEAQIKYVWKNDEDTLRKSPSLTTLNAYLIKNQTTACDQNSWRGNYSCLQVELTFTRDRAYYFTTVFIPGIILVTSSFITFWLEWNAVPARVMIGVTTMLNFFTTSNGFRSTLPVVSNLTAMNVWDGVCMCFIYASLLEFVCVNYVGRKRPLHNVVYRPGENPVTQRLPAVLSRIGVILASPLPGEKRQNAGAPNEIVACTTCGGSNSPCTHSANNGCATETCFVQVRKKEPPHPIRVAKTIDVIARITFPTAYAIFLIFFFVHYKGFS from the exons ATGGGCTGCGTCTTTGAAGCGGCCAAAGAGCAGCCCCACAAACCGAGAAGCAGGCAACTGAGGCGCAACCAATGCcgtggaaaagcggaaaaggcAGCAGCGGGGACCAGAGGCAAGGTCGCTGTCAGAGGAAACAACGAAAAGCCAGCTGAGGACATCAAAATCAAGGATAACTATCAACAAAACCATAAAACGCAAACCGAAACACAAACAgaagtagcagcagcagcagtagcaatAGCAGCAGACGCAGGAGCTGAAACAGAAACTGAAACAGAGGCTGAGGCCCAAAGAGAGGCAGCAACCGGGCCCGAACATCAGAAAGCGGCGGCTCAAGTGCTTTTAACGATACGGCAGGCACGTCAGGAGAACAACAAGCACAGTAGTAGTCAAGTGGCTGAAACGCACAAGGACGAAGGCGAGGACGCGTTGGCGCGGCAAGGATCCATTGTCGATACGGCGGCGGGCAGAATCGGAATCGATATTGCGGCAACAACGATTCAAATCGCCGAGCGGCATGAGGATGGGCAGCATTGGCAGCAACACAATGTCCGCCGGCGAAGGCGCCACCCAGATCCTGCAGCGGATCCTGCGAGCATCTCCAAACTTTCGGCAATATCCCTGCATTTTCACGCCCTCGCCGCCCTAGCGAAAACGCTGCAAAAGCACGAGGACCTGAGTTCTGTCCAGGATCGCCAGCCCCTAGCGTACCGGGCGTGGCAAGAACATCCGTATGCCGAGACCCAACTGCCCGCCACCATGTCAGCGGCCATCATTGCGAATGTCGGCGCCACGGCAGCGGCCACCTCGGCGGCCGCCTTCCAGTATCTCGGCCAGCACTACAAGCACTACAGCCAGTCGATCAGCTTCTATGCGGCCTCCAGTGTGCTCCTGATGCTTTGCTATCTGACCACCGCGTCCACGGCAGCTGCCACGCAGTCGGAGACGGGTGCCCTCGACAAGCATCCCAT TCATGGCATCGATTGGTCGAA ATTTGATGAGTCCAGTTCGGATAAGGAAATATTAGATTTACTGCTTGAGAAGAAGCGCTACGATAAACGATTACTGCCGCCTGTAAATG ATGAAGACTTTTGCTGTGGCTTGCAATCGCCCGATATGGCAACTAATCAAAATGCACGGAGACCACACAATCGCG GCACTCTGACGGTGAACGTGAACGTGCTGCTCCTGAGCTTAGCGTCGCCCGATGAAAGCAGTTTG AAATACGAGGTTGAATTTCTGCTGAACCAGCAATGGAACGATCCGCGACTGCAGTATGGCAATAAGTCTCATTATGACTTCTTAAATGCTCTGCATCATCATGATAGCATCTGGACGCCGGATACGTATTTCATTATGCATGGCGATTTCAAGGATCCCATCATACCAATGCATTTCGCTTTAAGAATATTTCGGAACGGGACCATTACGTACGCAATGAG ACGTCACCTGATCTTATCCTGCCAGGGAAGTCTTCATATATTTCCATTCGATGACCCCAAGTGTTCCTTCTCCATGGAGAGCA TTTCCTACGAGGAGGCCCAAATCAAGTACGTCTGGAAAAACGATGAGGACACTCTGCGGAAGAGTCCTTCGCTGACCACATTGAACGCGTACTTAATCAAGAATCAAACGACGGCCTGCGATCAGAACAGCTGGAGAG GTAATTACAGTTGCCTACAGGTCGAGTTGACATTTACCCGTGATCGTGCGTATTATTTTACAACCGTTTTCATACCTGGCATTATATTGGTCACCTCGTCGTTTATCACATTTTGGCTGGAATGGAATGCAGTCCCAGCCCGGGTTATGATCG GCGTGACAACAATGCTGAATTTCTTCACTACCTCGAACGGTTTCCGGAGCACTCTGCCGGTTGTTTCTAATCTGACGGCGATGAACGTGTGGGACGGCGTTTGCATGTGCTTCATCTACGCATCCTTGCTGGAATTCGTCTGCGTCAATTATGTGGGGCGAAAGCGACCCCTGCACAACGTCGTCTATCGGCCCGGCGAGAATCCCGTAACACAG CGTCTTCCAGCAGTACTAAGCAGGATCGGAGTAATTCTTGCAAGTCCTTTG ccC GGCGAAAAGCGTCAAAACGCCGGGGCACCGAACGAAATTGTGGCATGCACCACCtgcggcggcagcaacagtccGTGCACCCATTCGGCGAATAATGGATGTGCCACGGAG ACCTGCTTCGTTCAAGTGCGGAAAAAGGAGCCACCGCATCCGATTCGAGTGGCCAAGACGATCGATGTCATCGCTAGAATTACATTTCCAACTGCTTATGCCATTTTTCTGATATTCTTCTTTGTACACTATAAAGGATTTTCGTAA
- the LOC117140423 gene encoding glutamate-gated chloride channel isoform X20: MGCVFEAAKEQPHKPRSRQLRRNQCRGKAEKAAAGTRGKVAVRGNNEKPAEDIKIKDNYQQNHKTQTETQTEVAAAAVAIAADAGAETETETEAEAQREAATGPEHQKAAAQVLLTIRQARQENNKHSSSQVAETHKDEGEDALARQGSIVDTAAGRIGIDIAATTIQIAERHEDGQHWQQHNVRRRRRHPDPAADPASISKLSAISLHFHALAALAKTLQKHEDLSSVQDRQPLAYRAWQEHPYAETQLPATMSAAIIANVGATAAATSAAAFQYLGQHYKHYSQSISFYAASSVLLMLCYLTTASTAAATQSETGALDKHPIFDESSSDKEILDLLLEKKRYDKRLLPPVNGTLTVNVNVLLLSLASPDESSLKYEVEFLLNQQWNDPRLQYGNKSHYDFLNALHHHDSIWTPDTYFIMHGDFKDPIIPMHFALRIFRNGTITYAMRRHLILSCQGSLHIFPFDDPKCSFSMESISYEEAQIKYVWKNDEDTLRKSPSLTTLNAYLIKNQTTACDQNSWRGNYSCLRVDLIFTRDRAFYFTTVFIPGIILVTSSFITFWLEWNAVPARSMIGVTTMLNFFTTSNGFRSTLPVVSNLTAMNVWDGVCMCFIYASLLEFVCVNYVGRKRPLHNVVYRPGENPVTQRLPAVLSRIGVILASPLGEKRQNAGAPNEIVACTTCGGSNSPCTHSANNGCATETCFVQVRKKEPPHPIRVAKTIDVIARITFPTAYAIFLIFFFVHYKGFS; this comes from the exons ATGGGCTGCGTCTTTGAAGCGGCCAAAGAGCAGCCCCACAAACCGAGAAGCAGGCAACTGAGGCGCAACCAATGCcgtggaaaagcggaaaaggcAGCAGCGGGGACCAGAGGCAAGGTCGCTGTCAGAGGAAACAACGAAAAGCCAGCTGAGGACATCAAAATCAAGGATAACTATCAACAAAACCATAAAACGCAAACCGAAACACAAACAgaagtagcagcagcagcagtagcaatAGCAGCAGACGCAGGAGCTGAAACAGAAACTGAAACAGAGGCTGAGGCCCAAAGAGAGGCAGCAACCGGGCCCGAACATCAGAAAGCGGCGGCTCAAGTGCTTTTAACGATACGGCAGGCACGTCAGGAGAACAACAAGCACAGTAGTAGTCAAGTGGCTGAAACGCACAAGGACGAAGGCGAGGACGCGTTGGCGCGGCAAGGATCCATTGTCGATACGGCGGCGGGCAGAATCGGAATCGATATTGCGGCAACAACGATTCAAATCGCCGAGCGGCATGAGGATGGGCAGCATTGGCAGCAACACAATGTCCGCCGGCGAAGGCGCCACCCAGATCCTGCAGCGGATCCTGCGAGCATCTCCAAACTTTCGGCAATATCCCTGCATTTTCACGCCCTCGCCGCCCTAGCGAAAACGCTGCAAAAGCACGAGGACCTGAGTTCTGTCCAGGATCGCCAGCCCCTAGCGTACCGGGCGTGGCAAGAACATCCGTATGCCGAGACCCAACTGCCCGCCACCATGTCAGCGGCCATCATTGCGAATGTCGGCGCCACGGCAGCGGCCACCTCGGCGGCCGCCTTCCAGTATCTCGGCCAGCACTACAAGCACTACAGCCAGTCGATCAGCTTCTATGCGGCCTCCAGTGTGCTCCTGATGCTTTGCTATCTGACCACCGCGTCCACGGCAGCTGCCACGCAGTCGGAGACGGGTGCCCTCGACAAGCATCCCAT ATTTGATGAGTCCAGTTCGGATAAGGAAATATTAGATTTACTGCTTGAGAAGAAGCGCTACGATAAACGATTACTGCCGCCTGTAAATG GCACTCTGACGGTGAACGTGAACGTGCTGCTCCTGAGCTTAGCGTCGCCCGATGAAAGCAGTTTG AAATACGAGGTTGAATTTCTGCTGAACCAGCAATGGAACGATCCGCGACTGCAGTATGGCAATAAGTCTCATTATGACTTCTTAAATGCTCTGCATCATCATGATAGCATCTGGACGCCGGATACGTATTTCATTATGCATGGCGATTTCAAGGATCCCATCATACCAATGCATTTCGCTTTAAGAATATTTCGGAACGGGACCATTACGTACGCAATGAG ACGTCACCTGATCTTATCCTGCCAGGGAAGTCTTCATATATTTCCATTCGATGACCCCAAGTGTTCCTTCTCCATGGAGAGCA TTTCCTACGAGGAGGCCCAAATCAAGTACGTCTGGAAAAACGATGAGGACACTCTGCGGAAGAGTCCTTCGCTGACCACATTGAACGCGTACTTAATCAAGAATCAAACGACGGCCTGCGATCAGAACAGCTGGAGAG GGAACTACAGCTGTCTTAGGGTCGATTTAATCTTTACCAGAGATCGTGCATTCTATTTCACCACCGTTTTTATACCCGGCATTATATTGGTGACGTCGTCCTTTATAACTTTCTGGCTAGAATGGAATGCCGTGCCAGCTAGATCGATGATAG GCGTGACAACAATGCTGAATTTCTTCACTACCTCGAACGGTTTCCGGAGCACTCTGCCGGTTGTTTCTAATCTGACGGCGATGAACGTGTGGGACGGCGTTTGCATGTGCTTCATCTACGCATCCTTGCTGGAATTCGTCTGCGTCAATTATGTGGGGCGAAAGCGACCCCTGCACAACGTCGTCTATCGGCCCGGCGAGAATCCCGTAACACAG CGTCTTCCAGCAGTACTAAGCAGGATCGGAGTAATTCTTGCAAGTCCTTTG GGCGAAAAGCGTCAAAACGCCGGGGCACCGAACGAAATTGTGGCATGCACCACCtgcggcggcagcaacagtccGTGCACCCATTCGGCGAATAATGGATGTGCCACGGAG ACCTGCTTCGTTCAAGTGCGGAAAAAGGAGCCACCGCATCCGATTCGAGTGGCCAAGACGATCGATGTCATCGCTAGAATTACATTTCCAACTGCTTATGCCATTTTTCTGATATTCTTCTTTGTACACTATAAAGGATTTTCGTAA
- the LOC117140423 gene encoding uncharacterized protein LOC117140423 isoform X8, with the protein MGCVFEAAKEQPHKPRSRQLRRNQCRGKAEKAAAGTRGKVAVRGNNEKPAEDIKIKDNYQQNHKTQTETQTEVAAAAVAIAADAGAETETETEAEAQREAATGPEHQKAAAQVLLTIRQARQENNKHSSSQVAETHKDEGEDALARQGSIVDTAAGRIGIDIAATTIQIAERHEDGQHWQQHNVRRRRRHPDPAADPASISKLSAISLHFHALAALAKTLQKHEDLSSVQDRQPLAYRAWQEHPYAETQLPATMSAAIIANVGATAAATSAAAFQYLGQHYKHYSQSISFYAASSVLLMLCYLTTASTAAATQSETGALDKHPIFDESSSDKEILDLLLEKKRYDKRLLPPVNGTLTVNVNVLLLSLASPDESSLKYEVEFLLNQQWNDPRLQYGNKSHYDFLNALHHHDSIWTPDTYFIMHGDFKDPIIPMHFALRIFRNGTITYAMRRHLILSCQGSLHIFPFDDPKCSFSMESISYEEAQIKYVWKNDEDTLRKSPSLTTLNAYLIKNQTTACDQNSWRGNYSCLQVELTFTRDRAYYFTTVFIPGIILVTSSFITFWLEWNAVPARVMIGVTTMLNFFTTSNGFRSTLPVVSNLTAMNVWDGVCMCFIYASLLEFVCVNYVGRKRPLHNVVYRPGENPVTQRLPAVLSRIGVILASPLASAAATPAMSMMGGATPMSSGTPAASSSVATPGTPRTTDPEEFFGGGMRWQEAHGGIIGAAVQNLRARSIKRKAARSPSTSISPHPSGRPTEHIYEEPGGSTSGVTSTKVKFKDELKEEQTEEPESSAKLRRSVATSTPALVVRIEAETDPEAEAKPIQDMEMTERQLSLPLKPPRRKASRSNSPASVYGDAFENVEATGEKRQNAGAPNEIVACTTCGGSNSPCTHSANNGCATETCFVQVRKKEPPHPIRVAKTIDVIARITFPTAYAIFLIFFFVHYKGFS; encoded by the exons ATGGGCTGCGTCTTTGAAGCGGCCAAAGAGCAGCCCCACAAACCGAGAAGCAGGCAACTGAGGCGCAACCAATGCcgtggaaaagcggaaaaggcAGCAGCGGGGACCAGAGGCAAGGTCGCTGTCAGAGGAAACAACGAAAAGCCAGCTGAGGACATCAAAATCAAGGATAACTATCAACAAAACCATAAAACGCAAACCGAAACACAAACAgaagtagcagcagcagcagtagcaatAGCAGCAGACGCAGGAGCTGAAACAGAAACTGAAACAGAGGCTGAGGCCCAAAGAGAGGCAGCAACCGGGCCCGAACATCAGAAAGCGGCGGCTCAAGTGCTTTTAACGATACGGCAGGCACGTCAGGAGAACAACAAGCACAGTAGTAGTCAAGTGGCTGAAACGCACAAGGACGAAGGCGAGGACGCGTTGGCGCGGCAAGGATCCATTGTCGATACGGCGGCGGGCAGAATCGGAATCGATATTGCGGCAACAACGATTCAAATCGCCGAGCGGCATGAGGATGGGCAGCATTGGCAGCAACACAATGTCCGCCGGCGAAGGCGCCACCCAGATCCTGCAGCGGATCCTGCGAGCATCTCCAAACTTTCGGCAATATCCCTGCATTTTCACGCCCTCGCCGCCCTAGCGAAAACGCTGCAAAAGCACGAGGACCTGAGTTCTGTCCAGGATCGCCAGCCCCTAGCGTACCGGGCGTGGCAAGAACATCCGTATGCCGAGACCCAACTGCCCGCCACCATGTCAGCGGCCATCATTGCGAATGTCGGCGCCACGGCAGCGGCCACCTCGGCGGCCGCCTTCCAGTATCTCGGCCAGCACTACAAGCACTACAGCCAGTCGATCAGCTTCTATGCGGCCTCCAGTGTGCTCCTGATGCTTTGCTATCTGACCACCGCGTCCACGGCAGCTGCCACGCAGTCGGAGACGGGTGCCCTCGACAAGCATCCCAT ATTTGATGAGTCCAGTTCGGATAAGGAAATATTAGATTTACTGCTTGAGAAGAAGCGCTACGATAAACGATTACTGCCGCCTGTAAATG GCACTCTGACGGTGAACGTGAACGTGCTGCTCCTGAGCTTAGCGTCGCCCGATGAAAGCAGTTTG AAATACGAGGTTGAATTTCTGCTGAACCAGCAATGGAACGATCCGCGACTGCAGTATGGCAATAAGTCTCATTATGACTTCTTAAATGCTCTGCATCATCATGATAGCATCTGGACGCCGGATACGTATTTCATTATGCATGGCGATTTCAAGGATCCCATCATACCAATGCATTTCGCTTTAAGAATATTTCGGAACGGGACCATTACGTACGCAATGAG ACGTCACCTGATCTTATCCTGCCAGGGAAGTCTTCATATATTTCCATTCGATGACCCCAAGTGTTCCTTCTCCATGGAGAGCA TTTCCTACGAGGAGGCCCAAATCAAGTACGTCTGGAAAAACGATGAGGACACTCTGCGGAAGAGTCCTTCGCTGACCACATTGAACGCGTACTTAATCAAGAATCAAACGACGGCCTGCGATCAGAACAGCTGGAGAG GTAATTACAGTTGCCTACAGGTCGAGTTGACATTTACCCGTGATCGTGCGTATTATTTTACAACCGTTTTCATACCTGGCATTATATTGGTCACCTCGTCGTTTATCACATTTTGGCTGGAATGGAATGCAGTCCCAGCCCGGGTTATGATCG GCGTGACAACAATGCTGAATTTCTTCACTACCTCGAACGGTTTCCGGAGCACTCTGCCGGTTGTTTCTAATCTGACGGCGATGAACGTGTGGGACGGCGTTTGCATGTGCTTCATCTACGCATCCTTGCTGGAATTCGTCTGCGTCAATTATGTGGGGCGAAAGCGACCCCTGCACAACGTCGTCTATCGGCCCGGCGAGAATCCCGTAACACAG CGTCTTCCAGCAGTACTAAGCAGGATCGGAGTAATTCTTGCAAGTCCTTTG GCAAGCGCCGCTGCCACGCCGGCCATGTCGATGATGGGCGGTGCCACGCCCATGTCCAGTGGCACCCCGGCCGCCTCCTCCTCGGTGGCCACGCCCGGCACCCCAAGGACCACCGATCCGGAGGAGTTCTTCGGCGGCGGCATGCGTTGGCAGGAGGCCCATGGCGGAATCATTGGAGCTGCTGTCCAGAATTTGCGGGCACGTTCGATAAAACGTAAGGCGGCCAGAAGTCCATCCACTTCCATATCGCCGCATCCCAGTGGACGACCCACTGAGCATATCTACGAAGAGCCCGGTGGATCCACATCCGGTGTCACAAGTACCAAAGTGAAGTTCAAGGACGAGCTGAAGGAGGAGCAAACGGAGGAGCCAGAGTCCAGCGCCAAACTACGCCGATCGGTGGCCACCAGCACACCGGCTTTGGTTGTAAGGATCGAGGCTGAGACCGATCCGGAGGCGGAAGCCAAGCCCATCCAGGATATGGAAATGACAGAACGTCAGTTGTCCTTGCCGCTGAAACCGCCGCGTCGCAAGGCATCACGCTCCAATTCACCAGCCTCGGTTTACGGCGATGCATTCGAGAATGTGGAAGCTACA GGCGAAAAGCGTCAAAACGCCGGGGCACCGAACGAAATTGTGGCATGCACCACCtgcggcggcagcaacagtccGTGCACCCATTCGGCGAATAATGGATGTGCCACGGAG ACCTGCTTCGTTCAAGTGCGGAAAAAGGAGCCACCGCATCCGATTCGAGTGGCCAAGACGATCGATGTCATCGCTAGAATTACATTTCCAACTGCTTATGCCATTTTTCTGATATTCTTCTTTGTACACTATAAAGGATTTTCGTAA